One region of Culex pipiens pallens isolate TS chromosome 2, TS_CPP_V2, whole genome shotgun sequence genomic DNA includes:
- the LOC120423240 gene encoding fibroblast growth factor receptor homolog 1-like: MAQPQLTTEHFITDARETETTLFLTRKYNYRKHTVHIENKTQTVILRCDFDGSPKPAEIEWAFNGNTLKKDAYGIRRENVSLEILIPSVYHNGEYKCHACNSVECVYSTTVLKLTFQIEANSMKNISVEEGLGAVFDSLVSVVVYRRMRLNKKYYERLVKIVTVRNEPSYNDYVGFQVPIVSIETRRLLTAVRTRNEPAAVLEYEYDVGLEWEFPREKLTLANQLGAGAFGNVVLAVAEGLLFEGVDTPVAVKMLKDEHTDDDVKDLVCEMEIMKKIGNHPNVVSLLGSCTRNGPLFVIVEYAVHGNLKSFLHDHRSESTTTLTTNQLVSFASQIASGMQHLSSMKLIHRDLAARNILVSEGFVMKIADFGLARDVHNQEYYRKMTSGKLPMRWMAPESLEERFFNTKSDVWSFGVLQWEIMTLGRDPHPFVADWQSFLEYLKQGHRLEQPTNCPDEIYQLMEACWEFNPENRPTFEQISAVFENIRLANTLDVELMPRLNYAIIMPATAV; the protein is encoded by the exons ATGGCGCAACCCCAACTCACTACGGAACATTTTATCACGGATGCTAGAGAAACtgaaacaactttatttttaacgCGCAAATACAACTACAGAAAGCACACCGTTCATATAGAAAACAAGACACAAACAGTGATCTTACGGTGTGATTTTGATGGAAGTCCAAAGCCCGCAGAAATCGAATGGGCTTTCAACGGAAACACGCTGAAAAAAGATGCGTACGGTATCAGGAGGGAGAATGTATcacttgaaattttaattccaAGCGTTTATCACAACGGAGAGTACAAATGTCATGCGTGTAACAGCGTTGAATGCGTTTATTCGACAACTGTGCTTAAACTGACATTTCAAATCGAggcaaattcaatgaaaaacaTTTCGGTTGAGGAAGGACTTGGGGCAGTTTTTGATT CACTAGTGTCGGTTGTAGTGTATAGGCGTATGAggttgaacaaaaaatattacgaACGATTGGTCAAGATTGTGACTGTTCGAAATGAACCTAGTTATAACGATTATGTGGGCTTTCAAGTTCCAATAGTTTCAATTGAAACGAGAAGGTTATTAACGGCTGTGAGGACACGCAATGAACCTGCTGCAGTTTTAGAATACGAGTATGATGTTGGTTTGGAGTGGGAATTCCCACGCGAGAAGCTAACCCTAGCCAATCAGCTAGGAGCAGGAGCATTTGGAAATGTCGTCTTGGCGGTTGCTGAAGGACTGCTCTTTGAAGGAGTTGATACCCCGGTAGCAGTTAAAATGCTGAAGGACGAACACACAGACGATGACGTGAAAGATCTGGTTTGTGAAatggaaattatgaaaaagaTTGGAAATCATCCCAATGTCGTCAGTTTGCTCGGAAGTTGCACCAGGAACGGACCATTATTCGTAATAGTGGAATATGCGGTCCACGGAAATTTAAAGAGCTTTCTCCATGATCATCGCTCTGAAAGTACAACAACCCTCACCACCAATCAACTCGTGTCGTTTGCGTCACAAATCGCATCCGGAATGCAGCACCTCTCGTCGATGAAGCTGATTCACCGTGATTTGGCCGCGCGAAACATTCTGGTCAGCGAAGGATTCGTCATGAAGATCGCCGATTTCGGACTAGCACGGGATGTCCACAACCAGGAGTACTACCGGAAGATGACGTCTGGAAAGTTACCGATGCGTTGGATGGCCCCGGAATCGCTGGAGGAACGATTCTTCAACACAAAGAGTGATGTCTGGTCGTTTGGAGTTTTGCAGTGGGAAATTATGACGCTTGGACGAGACCCGCACCCGTTTGTGGCGGATTGGCAATCTTTTCTGGAATATCTGAAGCAAGGCCATAGGCTGGAGCAGCCGACGAACTGTCCGGACGAGATTTATCaact tatggaGGCATGCTGGGAGTTCAACCCGGAAAATCGTCCGACATTTGAACAAATTAGTGCTGTGTTCGAAAATATTAGATTGGCGAATACTCTTGATGTGGAGTTGATGCCAAGATTGAATTATGCAATCATTATGCCGGCTACCGCAGTTTAG